In Nicotiana tabacum cultivar K326 chromosome 21, ASM71507v2, whole genome shotgun sequence, one DNA window encodes the following:
- the LOC142175374 gene encoding secreted RxLR effector protein 161-like gives MYKRSDNLEVIGYSKFDFDGCVYSRKPTLGYTFMLAGGAISWRSPKQTLTATSSMEAEFVSCFEATSHGVWLKSSISGLRIVNSISRPLRIYCDNSADVFMAKNNKSGSRSKHIDIKYLAIRERVKDKKKKWSLSILALN, from the coding sequence atGTACAAACGATCAGATAATTTAGAGGTGATTGGCTACTCTAAATTTGACTTTGATGGATGTGTTTATTCACGCAAACCAACGTTAGGATACACTTTTATGTTAGCCGGTGGAGCTATATCTTGGAGGAGTCCCAAGCAGACATTAACTGCTACTTCCTCTATGGAGGCTGAGTTCGTTTCTTGTTTTGAGGCTACCTCACATGGTGTATGGTTGAAGAGTTCCATTTCCGGGCTTAGAATTGTCAATTCGATCTCTAGGCCATTGAGGATATATTGTGACAATTCAGCTGATGTCTTTATGGCTAAGAATAACAAAAGTGGGAGTCGAAGCAAGCATATCGACATTAAGTATCTAGCCATAAGAGAACGTGTTAAggataaaaaaaaaaagtggtCATTAAGCATATTAGCATTGAATTGA